The Mytilus edulis chromosome 12, xbMytEdul2.2, whole genome shotgun sequence genome contains a region encoding:
- the LOC139498838 gene encoding uncharacterized protein produces the protein MEPIQHNRPGQRTTLCINEAFDFLESAEYAIPEHTTPIITPCMRRAVSETGITPKVHHNIYYRESINGHIVENDEFGCHGNLKCNQEDENCNLALESSEIVDMENLLNKSFDKNSEIIINEQENGSTEINITDFKLEGDNSEEKQSKGDNNPDQNCNCSQNNLVVTKNDDCDSGCGDIRSSVERSQVEGCDRLSSTSIDDNAVMATALTNGEKKAVHIKNQVDEVDTNQINENNEIKVDDMNEKNAKNVDENNIVEKIENKVNEISKNKVEENGVPVKVHSETEVMRENLSKETLENTVRNDLVLNNGCNNNAEDEEEVVRLRPKSVTIPSPRRGTTQIVSDVFGFLKEISDDDDDKNVRRSSGYKSSNLPEEIPKLTENVNKLSGSRESSGDVGKHNKVISESSIDKGSSIKEVKKPKVRRQKSHKDMDDDQNSEDSSDEDTGIYNESFRNSCWICVDDTPHPVMQESIDEVDEDNQNGEDMVDGRRSDDVFVDNISPRIMNGTSNGIKPHHKRSDSTTTTASESEFKRSFQTRRKCFIQRKNSQQEYERMSCRVFDNERIVTLEKKSQENGFGLHILDTHPVIVSGVDPESPAFRAGVKEGQILLMVNGVSVLEATHDRIISLTQQSTKTLQIEVANADIHYIRDLQKPVISGYLYKQKDSTFLRSWKRRYCVMRQDNCLYYYKHQGDADPLGAIPMLNYTVSRHQDSSKEFCFKAEKYGAKTYYFSVENREDMARWVGAMNEASMASKKRKESWMDVTSHNVGLPALEVRKPECSGSLMKCARATKTWQKRYCVLKDACIYYYKNMYSPRAQGMAHLHGYTLHDSSKKFSFTLKPPEPQMKPFTFAADNETDKNRWVEALSKSIQRWIKVD, from the exons ATGGAACCAATTCAACATAATAGACCTGGGCAGAGGACAACATTATGTATTAATGAAGCATTTGATTTTCTGGAATCTGCCGAATACGCGATACCGGAACATACCACGCCTATCATAACTCCTTGTATGAGGAGAGCTGTAAGTGAGACTGGAATAACCCCAAAAGTTCATCACAACATTTATTATAGAGAGAGTATCAATGGACACattgtagaaaatgatgaatttggttgccatggtaacctgAAATGTAATCAAGAGGATGAAAACTGTAATCTTGCTTTAGAATCGTCTGAAATCGTAGACATGGAAAATTTGTTGAACAAATCATTTGATAAAAACTCAGAAATAATTATCAATGAGCAAGAGAATGGCTCCACTGAAATAAACATTACAGATTTTAAATtagagggagataactctgaagAAAAACAATCTAAGGGAGATAATAATCCTGATCAAAATTGTAATTGCTCACAAAATAATTTGGTTGTGACAAAAAATGATGATTGTGATTCTGGTTGTGGAGACATTAGGTCATCAGTTGAAAGGTCACAAGTTGAAGGTTGTGATAGGCTATCATCAACATCAATAGATGATAATGCAGTCATGGCAACAGCATTAACAAATGGAGAAAAAAAGGCAGTGCATATCAAAAATCAAGTTGATGAAGTTGACACAAatcaaattaatgaaaacaatgaaattaaagTTGATgatatgaatgaaaaaaatgcaaaaaatgttgatgaaaataatattgttgaaaaaattgaaaataaagttaaTGAAATTAGCAAAAATAAAGTTGAGGAAAATGGCGTACCTGTCAAAGTGCATTCAGAAACAGAGGTTATGAGAGAAAATTTGAGTAAGGAGACTTTGGAAAATACAGTGAGAAATGACCTAGTTCTCAATAATGGTTGCAATAATAATGCTGAAGATGAGGAAGAAGTAGTCAGACTTCGTCCAAAATCTGTTACAATACCAAGTCCTAGACGAGGAACTACACAAATTGTCAGTGATGTGTTTGGATTTCTAAAGGAAATcagtgatgatgatgatgacaaaAATGTTCGCAGAAGTAGTGGATATAAATCGTCCAACTTACCTGAAGAGATTCCTAAGCTAACGGAAAATGTCAACAAATTGTCGGGGAGTCGAGAGTCAAGTGGTGATGTTGGTAAACACAATAAAGTTATCAGTGAAAGTTCAATTGATAAGGGAAGTTCAATCAAGGAAGTAAAAAAGCCAAAAGTCAGACGTCAGAAATCTCATAAAGATATGGATGATGATCAGAACTCCGAAGATTCTTCTGATGAAGATACAG GTATTTACAATGAGAGTTTCAGAAATTCCTGTTGGATCTGTGTTGACGACACACCTCACCCTGTAATGCAGGAATCCATTGATGAAGTTGACGAGGACAATCAGAATGGAGAGGACATGGTAGATGGCAGGAGATCAG ATGATGTTTTTGTTGATAACATATCACCAAGAATCATGAATGGGACATCTAATGGGATTAAGCCACATCATAAGCGATCTGATTCTACGACTACCACAGCCTCAGAGAGTGAATTTAAACGGAGTTTCCAAACTAGACGTAAATGTTTTATCCAAAGAAAAAACAGTCAACAGGAATATGAACGGATGTCTTGTAGAGTATTTG ACAATGAAAGAATAGTAACATTGGAGAAGAAATCTCAAGAGAATGGTTTTGGATTACATATTCTAGATACACATCCTGTTATAGTCTCCGGAGTGGATCCAG aaagtCCAGCATTTAGAGCAGGTGTCAAGGAAGGTCAGATTTTACTAATGGTAAATGGTGTGTCAGTTCTAGAAGCAACCCATGAcaggattatctcccttacacaACAGA GTACTAAGACATTGCAGATAGAGGTAGCGAATGCAGATATTCACTATATCAGAGATTTACAGAAACCAGTGATATCTGGTTACTTGTATAAACAAAAAGATTCAACATTCCTTCGATCCTGGAAAAGACGATACTGTGTAATGAGGCAGGACAATTGTTTGTACTACTATAAACACCAAGGG gATGCAGACCCTCTTGGTGCTATACCAATGTTGAACTACACAGTTTCTCGTCATCAAGACAGCAGTAAAGAGTTCTGTTTTAAAGCTGAGAAATATGGAGCAAAGACATATTATTTCAGTGTAGAGAACAGAGAAGATATGGCCAG ATGGGTTGGAGCAATGAATGAAGCATCAATGGCATCTAAGAAAAGG aaagagTCTTGGATGGATGTCACAAGCCATAATGTTGGGTTACCTGCCCTTGAAGTGAGAAAACCTGAGTGTTCAGGATCTTTAATGAAGTGTGCTAGAGCTACCAAGACTTGGCAGAAAAGATATTGTGTCTTAAAAGATGcttgtatatattattataaaaatatgtattcacCAAGGGCTCAAG gAATGGCTCATCTCCATGGATACACATTACATGATTCATCAAAGAAGTTTTCCTTCACATTAAAACCACCAGAACCTCAAATGAAACCGTTTACTTTTGCTGCTGACAATGAAACTGACAAAAACAG ATGGGTCGAAGCGCTGTCCAAATCAATACAGAGATGGATCAAGGTTGATTAA